Proteins from a genomic interval of Capsicum annuum cultivar UCD-10X-F1 chromosome 4, UCD10Xv1.1, whole genome shotgun sequence:
- the LOC107867701 gene encoding pentatricopeptide repeat-containing protein At2g29760, chloroplastic, with translation MDQKLLQLLQKSKTSKQLKETHLQITINGLWNSNFIVPKLLTFSSNLISLKYTLDVFRSLQYPNLVSYNTLIKCFIGKTLKSALYTYNQMRVSNITPNSFTFTFLLRCFESFDALQCGEVLHSEILKLGFGSSVFAKNTLMDFYAKCGNLGLARKVFDEMPERDVVSWNTMIGAYTIHGNQEYAIFLFEAMPERNLVSWNSVIAGLLKAGNMELARSVFKRMPEKSDVSWNTMISGYVKLGDVENARAIFDEMPEKSIISWTAMVSGYAMRGDLQSARKMFDRMPEKNVVSWNAMIAGYVNNHMFDEALSVFQHMLIDGNYKPNQTTLISVLSACSHLASQEHGKWVDSFIRKNKFDLSVPLGNALIDTFAKCGDMENAKAVFLRMGQRCIITWTTMISGLAVNGHCREAVELYGQMSLEVVEPDDVVFIAVLSACTHGGLLEEGKRVFYQMVNKFGIKPRIEHYGCMVDLLGRAGKFEEALSFIKSMHLEPNRVIWATLLSACKTYRNGELLESLTRRILEQEPNNPSYLTLIMNLSSSIGRWQDALNFRVATRDQGIVKTPGCSSIQIGNNVHEFLAKDTKHPQRKEIYRVLGCLNGHLKLCEVE, from the coding sequence ATGGACCAAAAATTGCTCCAACTTTTACAGAAATCCAAGACTAGCAAACAATTGAAAGAGACCCATCTTCAAATTACTATCAATGGCCTCTGGAATAGCAATTTTATAGTGCCAAAACTCTTAACTTTTTCCTCAAACCTCATTTCACTTAAATATACACTTGATGTTTTCCGAAGTTTACAATATCCAAATCTTGTTTCTTACAACACTTTGATTAAATGCTTCATAGGAAAGACACTTAAATCTGCATTATATACTTATAATCAAATGAGGGTATCAAATATTACACCTAATAGTTTTACTTTCACTTTTCTTTTAAGGTGTTTTGAGTCTTTTGACGCTTTACAATGTGGTGAAGTACTTCATAGTGAGATTTTAAAGTTGGGTTTTGGTTCAAGTGTGTTTGCGAAGAATACCCTTATGGATTTTTATGCCAAATGTGGGAATTTGGGTTTAGCAcgtaaggtgtttgatgaaatgcctgaGAGAGATGTTGTGAGTTGGAATACGATGATCGGTGCTTATACGATTCATGGTAATCAAGAATATGCGATTTTTTTGTTCGAGGCTATGCCGGAGAGGAATCTTGTTTCGTGGAATTCGGTTATTGCTGGATTGTTGAAGGCTGGCAACATGGAGTTGGCTAGGTCTGTGTTTAAACGCATGCCGGAGAAGAGTGATGTTTCTTGGAATACAATGATTTCTGGATATGTAAAGTTGGGTGATGTAGAAAATGCTAGAGCTATTTTTGATGAGATGCCGGAGAAAAGTATAATATCTTGGACTGCAATGGTGTCGGGATATGCCATGAGGGGTGATTTGCAATCAGCAAGAAAGATGTTTGATCGAATGCCAGAAAAAAATGTTGTTTCATGGAATGCCATGATTGCTGGATATGTGAATaaccacatgtttgatgaagctCTTTCAGTGTTTCAGCATATGTTGATTGATGGGAATTACAAACCCAATCAGACCACTTTGATTAGTGTGCTTTCAGCTTGTTCACATTTGGCGTCTCAAGAGCATGGAAAATGGGTTGATTCTTTTATAAGAAAGAACAAATTTGACTTATCAGTTCCACTAGGAAATGCTTTAATCGATACATTTGCAAAATGTGGAGATATGGAAAATGCGAAGGCAGTTTTCTTAAGGATGGGCCAAAGATGCATAATTACTTGGACTACAATGATTTCAGGATTAGCGGTGAATGGTCATTGCAGGGAAGCCGTAGAACTCTATGGACAGATGTCCTTGGAAGTAGTAGAGCCGGATGATGTTGTATTTATTGCCGTTCTTTCAGCTTGCACTCATGGAGGGCTGCTGGAAGAAGGGAAAAGGGTATTTTACCAGATGGTGAATAAGTTTGGCATTAAACCACGGATTGAACATTATGGATGTATGGTTGATCTTCTTGGCCGAGCTGGAAAGTTTGAAGAAGCATTGAGTTTCATTAAGAGCATGCATCTGGAACCTAATAGAGTCATTTGGGCCACTTTGCTTTCTGCTTGTAAAACTTACAGAAACGGGGAGTTGTTAGAATCCTTAACCAGGAGGATCCTGGAGCAAGAGCCTAACAACCCAAGTTATTTAACATTGATAATGAATTTAAGCTCTTCTATTGGGCGGTGGCAAGATGCTTTGAACTTCCGTGTAGCTACTAGAGACCAGGGGATAGTAAAAACTCCTGGTTGTAGCTCAATCCAAATAGGAAATAATGTCCATGAGTTCTTAGCTAAAGATACAAAGCACCCACAGAGGAAGGAAATCTATAGAGTTTTAGGGTGTTTAAATGGACACTTAAAATTATGTGAGGTCGAATGA
- the LOC107867702 gene encoding pentatricopeptide repeat-containing protein At3g21470-like encodes MIGGNQLVYQSCGFCSLNNITNPLRNWSYSIKSSIAQQKFKEALLIYTHNRINGSSVMGVVPLVLKACAALSLLSLGKALHAESVKSRFDYNVMVGTALLDMYGKCGEIRSARKVFDYMPERNVITWNAMVGGYMKSGDVKTAFLLFENMSEKTIVTWNEMIYGYARNGDIVMARRFFDRVKDELRNVVTWSVIVDGYAGNGDMDAAKELFEMMPRRNFYVWSSMISGYFKKGDVKSAKGIFDRMTTKSLVNWNSLICGYTQNGLCEEALEAFIKMQDEGLEPDEVTVVSVLSACAQLAVLEVGKDVHEMIIRKGIELNQYVLNGLVDMYAKCGDLRNAKLIFEGMKVKNAAAWNSLIAGFANHGHCAEAINFFERMDSSGVKPNDITFLSVLSACAHAGFVEEGLEIFSRMEKYALTPSIKHYGCLVDLLGRAGRLKEACDLIKGMPVTPNKTVLGALLGACWVHSDTDVVEKLLKEVRKSNCSSDSRDDAHYVILSNIYAAAERWEKAERMRFALSDKRSQKTPGCSVVMLDRPETSMQVLPEKTSKT; translated from the coding sequence ATGATAGGAGGAAATCAACTCGTATATCAAAGTTGTGGATTTTGTTCATTGAATAATATCACGAACCCACTAAGAAATTGGTCTTACAGCATAAAGAGCTCCATAGCTCAACAAAAATTCAAAGAAGCCCTTCTAATATACACCCATAATCGTATTAATGGAAGTTCAGTAATGGGTGTTGTTCCTTTAGTGCTAAAGGCATGTGCTGCACTTTCACTCCTTAGCCTTGGCAAAGCCTTACATGCTGAATCAGTGAAATCAAGATTTGATTATAATGTAATGGTGGGGACTGCATTATTAGATATGTATGGAAAATGTGGCGAAATTCGCAGTGCCCGTAAAGTGTTTGATTATATGCCTGAAAGAAATGTGATTACTTGGAATGCTATGGTCGGGGGTTATATGAAAAGTGGTGATGTAAAGACTGCATTTTTATTGTTTGAGAATATGTCTGAGAAGACGATTGTGACATGGAACGAAATGATTTATGGGTACGCGAGAAATGGAGATATCGTGATGGCAAGGAGGTTTTTTGATCGGGTAAAAGATGAGTTGAGGAATGTTGTGACATGGAGTGTGATAGTTGATGGGTATGCTGGTAATGGGGATATGGATGCTGCAAAGGAACTGTTTGAGATGATGCCAAGAAGGAATTTTTATGTATGGTCGTCGATGATTTCTGGTTATTTTAAGAAGGGTGATGTTAAGAGTGCCAAGGGTATATTTGATAGGATGACTACGAAGAGCTTGGTGAATTGGAATTCATTGATATGTGGTTATACACAAAATGGGTTGTGTGAAGAAGCCTTGGAAGCATTTATCAAAATGCAAGATGAAGGTCTTGAACCAGATGAGGTTACTGTAGTTAGTGTTTTATCGGCTTGTGCCCAGTTGGCGGTATTGGAAGTTGGCAAGGATGTACATGAAATGATAATTCGTAAAGGGATTGAATTGAATCAATATGTTCTTAATGGGTTGGTTGACATGTACGCAAAATGTGGGGATTTACGTAACGCCAAATTGATATTTGAAGGAATGAAAGTTAAAAATGCTGCTGCTTGGAACTCACTAATAGCTGGTTTTGCTAACCATGGCCATTGTGCGGAGGCAATTAATTTTTTTGAGAGAATGGATAGTTCAGGGGTGAAACCTAATGATATAACATTTCTTTCAGTTCTATCGGCTTGTGCCCATGCTGGATTTGTGGAGGAAGGTTTAGAGATTTTCTCCAGGATGGAGAAATATGCACTGACACCGAGCATCAAGCATTATGGTTGtcttgttgaccttttgggaagGGCAGGAAGACTAAAAGAGGCTTGTGACTTGATAAAAGGGATGCCTGTCACACCAAATAAAACAGTTTTAGGGGCTCTGCTTGGAGCATGCTGGGTTCATTCGGACACAGATGTCGTGGAAAAACTTCTGAAAGAGGTCAGAAAATCGAACTGCAGTAGCGATTCCAGAGATGATGCACATTATGTGATTCTTTCTAATATATATGCTGCTGCTGAAAGATGGGAGAAAGCTGAAAGGATGAGGTTTGCCTTGTCAGATAAAAGGTCTCAAAAGACACCAGGGTGTAGTGTGGTCATGCTTGATAGACCAGAGACTAGTATGCAAGTATTGCCAGAGAAAACTTCTAAGACATGA
- the LOC107867703 gene encoding psbP domain-containing protein 4, chloroplastic, whose product MGTFVYSSSCLSWKNNLSRQVNPSHHVVPRGVPEKGCSRIKAAACSKEDVTVNRDCEKSAGSLNRRSAIVSGASLISSVLLGFPGEGSAVVKQGLLAGRVPGLSEPDEEGWRTYRRPDEKSGGHGVGWSPMIPYTFSVPDNWEEVPVSIADLGGTEIDLRFANPKEGRIFVIVAPVKRFSDDIGEEATIEQIGPPDKVISAFGPEVIGENVEGKVLRSEVAKHLGRTYYQFELEPPHVMITATAAGNRLYLFNVTGNGLQWKRYYKDLRKIAESFRVV is encoded by the exons ATGGGGACATTTGTATACAGCAGCAGCTGCCTTTCATGGAAAAACAACCTGAGCAGACAGGTGAATCCCTCTCACCATGTGGTTCCTCGTGGTGTTCCAGAAAAAGGGTGTTCAAGAATTAAAGCTGCTGCTTGTTCTAAAGAAGATGTTACAGTGAATCGGGATTGTGAGAAATCTGCAGGCTCGTTGAATAGGAGGTCAGCTATTGTATCTGGTGCTTCTTTGATTTCATCAGTACTGCTTGGTTTTCCTGGAGAGGGATCTGCTGTAGTTAAACAAGGTCTTCTAGCAGGGAGAGTTCCTGGACTTTCTGAACCAGATGAAGAAG GTTGGAGGACATACCGAAGACCGGATGAGAAATCAGGTGGACATGGTGTTGGATGGAGTCCCATGATTCCTTACACTTTTTCCGTGCCTGATAATTGGGAAGAG GTCCCTGTGTCAATTGCTGATCTAGGTGGTacagagattgacttgagatttgcGAATCCAAAAGAAGGGAGAATCTTTGTAATTGTGGCTCCTGTTAAAAGATTTTCAGATG ATATTGGTGAAGAAGCTACCATAGAACAAATTGGACCTCCTGATAAAGTGATTAGCGCATTTGGGCCTGAAGTTATTGGAGAGAATGTTGAAGGTAAAGTCTTAAGATCTGAAGTAGCAAAGCATTTGGGAAGAACATATTACCAGTTTGAATTAGAGCCGCCACATGTAATGATCACAGCAACAGCCGCTGGAAATCGCTTATACTTGTTCAATGTTACTGGAAATG GTCTTCAATGGAAAAGGTATTACAAAGATTTGAGAAAGATTGCTGAGTCTTTCAGGGTTGTCTGA